From the Alkalibacter rhizosphaerae genome, one window contains:
- a CDS encoding acetoin utilization AcuB family protein, with the protein MFVENIMIKKVITLRPDSTISEAMVLMQKNRIRHLPVVDDNNQILGIISDRDVRDASPSVLLPETDNSYLRLSVSKIMTQDLITGSPLDFIEDVAATFYEYKISCLPITNQDKLLGIVTESDLLRSFVELTGAGQPGSRLEIQVDHTPGSLGKISTIISARNINILSVFIYPAKDEDHRLLVFRLKIMNPMELALDLREQGFDVVWPIL; encoded by the coding sequence ATGTTTGTAGAAAATATCATGATCAAAAAAGTAATTACCCTGCGCCCGGATTCCACCATTTCGGAAGCCATGGTGCTGATGCAAAAGAACCGCATCCGTCATCTACCCGTCGTTGACGACAATAACCAAATCCTCGGGATCATCTCGGACCGGGATGTTCGAGATGCCAGCCCTTCGGTCCTCTTGCCGGAAACGGACAACTCCTATTTGAGACTTTCCGTTTCAAAAATCATGACCCAGGACTTGATCACCGGTAGCCCTTTGGATTTTATCGAAGATGTGGCCGCCACTTTTTACGAATATAAAATAAGCTGCCTGCCCATCACCAATCAGGACAAATTGTTGGGGATCGTCACAGAAAGCGATCTTCTCCGCAGCTTCGTGGAACTTACAGGGGCAGGTCAACCGGGCAGCCGCCTGGAGATCCAGGTGGATCATACCCCAGGATCCTTGGGCAAGATCTCCACCATCATTTCAGCAAGAAACATCAATATTTTAAGCGTGTTCATCTATCCGGCAAAAGACGAAGACCACCGACTCCTGGTCTTCCGATTAAAAATCATGAATCCCATGGAATTGGCTCTCGATCTTCGGGAACAAGGCTTTGATGTCGTATGGCCCATCCTGTAA
- the acsA gene encoding acetate--CoA ligase, translated as MKTEPLKVVPGTYNLKDYEQERATFQWEDVEKNFAWSAMEPRRVNMAYEAVDRHVHEGRGDKTAFIYKDDQREEFYSYEDLMKESNKAANYFKEKVGVKKGDRVFVFMPRTPELYFAILGLIKTGAIVGPLFEAFMEGAVRDRLEDSGAMAIVTTPELMGRIPVEDLPELKYLVVVGDDVEESESVLDYQKDIEDMSDSFDIEWVGLEGGLILHYTSGSTGKPKGVLHAHRAMIQHYQTAKWVLDFKEDDIYWCTADPGWVTGTSYGIFAPWLSGITNVILGGRFNPEHWYDTLERYKVTIWYSAPTAFRMLMGAGDKLVEKFDLSALRHVLSVGEPLNPEVIKWAMQVFGKRIHDTWWMTETGGQMICNYPSMEIRPGSMGKPIPGVEAAIVDDRGEVLSPNRMGNLAIRKGWPSMMKEIWNNPEKYRSYFMNDTWYVSGDSAYMDEDGYFWFQGRIDDVIMTAGERVGPFEVESKLIEHPAVAEAGVIGKPDPVRGEIIKAFIALRKGYEPTDELKEEIRLFVKNGLAAHAAPREIEFKDKLPKTRSGKIMRRVLKAWELNLPTGDLSTME; from the coding sequence ATGAAAACGGAGCCATTGAAAGTCGTACCGGGCACATATAATCTCAAAGATTATGAACAAGAGAGGGCCACATTCCAATGGGAAGACGTGGAAAAAAACTTTGCATGGTCCGCCATGGAACCCCGAAGGGTCAACATGGCCTACGAGGCGGTGGATCGTCATGTTCACGAAGGTCGTGGAGATAAGACAGCGTTCATTTACAAAGACGACCAACGAGAAGAGTTTTATAGTTATGAAGACTTGATGAAAGAATCCAACAAAGCGGCAAATTATTTCAAGGAAAAAGTAGGCGTGAAAAAAGGGGATCGGGTTTTTGTGTTCATGCCGAGAACCCCGGAATTGTACTTTGCGATTTTGGGATTGATCAAAACAGGTGCCATCGTAGGACCTTTGTTTGAGGCATTCATGGAAGGAGCCGTCCGTGATCGTCTGGAAGATTCCGGCGCCATGGCCATCGTCACCACACCGGAACTGATGGGAAGGATCCCGGTAGAAGACCTGCCGGAATTGAAATACCTGGTCGTCGTAGGGGATGATGTAGAGGAATCCGAATCGGTATTGGATTATCAAAAAGACATCGAAGACATGTCCGATTCTTTTGACATCGAATGGGTAGGTTTGGAAGGTGGATTGATCCTTCATTATACATCCGGGTCCACCGGTAAACCCAAGGGTGTGTTGCACGCTCATCGCGCCATGATCCAGCATTATCAAACGGCGAAATGGGTCCTGGATTTTAAAGAGGATGACATATACTGGTGTACAGCGGATCCAGGTTGGGTCACAGGAACATCCTACGGAATATTTGCACCATGGCTGAGCGGGATCACAAACGTCATATTGGGGGGACGATTCAATCCGGAACACTGGTATGACACATTGGAGCGTTATAAGGTGACGATTTGGTACAGTGCACCAACTGCATTCCGCATGTTGATGGGTGCCGGAGACAAACTGGTGGAGAAATTTGACTTGTCTGCGCTTCGTCATGTATTGAGCGTCGGAGAACCGCTTAATCCGGAAGTTATCAAATGGGCCATGCAGGTCTTTGGAAAAAGGATCCATGATACCTGGTGGATGACGGAGACCGGTGGACAAATGATATGCAACTATCCATCCATGGAGATCCGACCGGGATCCATGGGCAAGCCCATTCCCGGCGTGGAAGCGGCCATCGTGGATGACCGAGGGGAAGTATTGTCCCCCAATCGGATGGGAAATCTGGCCATTCGAAAAGGCTGGCCATCCATGATGAAAGAAATCTGGAACAATCCGGAAAAATATCGTTCCTATTTTATGAACGACACCTGGTACGTATCCGGGGATTCCGCCTATATGGATGAGGATGGATACTTTTGGTTCCAGGGCCGCATCGATGACGTCATCATGACGGCAGGAGAGAGGGTCGGTCCATTTGAAGTGGAAAGCAAGCTTATCGAACATCCTGCAGTTGCGGAAGCTGGAGTCATAGGTAAACCAGACCCGGTCCGGGGCGAGATCATCAAAGCCTTTATCGCTTTGCGAAAGGGATATGAACCAACAGATGAATTAAAAGAAGAAATCCGTCTCTTTGTCAAAAACGGTTTGGCGGCCCACGCTGCCCCGAGAGAGATCGAGTTTAAGGACAAATTGCCAAAAACCCGAAGCGGCAAGATCATGCGCCGGGTATTGAAAGCATGGGAATTGAATTTGCCGACTGGCGACTTATCGACCATGGAATAA
- a CDS encoding GNAT family N-acetyltransferase, with amino-acid sequence MNHIKSFYYKPIPSKGEKIVIEGPVSSSVLRRLKFHEGLHAFREPEEQHQAIIEIAELEEGRIIIARKEDTIIGYCTILYPDPMERWSEAQMDDLLELGAIEVANEYRNLSISKSILEVAMMDPFMENYIIITTEYYWHWDLKNSGLDVWQYRDVMEKVMSAGGLEYFATDDPEITAHPANCLMARIGKNVPPSSIEKFDRLRFRNRFMY; translated from the coding sequence ATGAACCATATCAAATCTTTCTATTACAAACCCATACCTTCCAAAGGGGAAAAAATCGTCATCGAAGGACCTGTCAGCAGCAGCGTTCTAAGACGATTGAAATTCCATGAAGGCCTTCATGCGTTTCGCGAACCGGAAGAACAGCACCAGGCCATCATTGAAATTGCCGAACTGGAAGAAGGGCGGATCATCATTGCCAGAAAAGAAGACACCATAATCGGCTATTGCACCATTTTGTATCCGGATCCCATGGAACGGTGGTCGGAGGCACAAATGGACGATCTGCTGGAATTGGGTGCCATTGAAGTAGCAAATGAATATAGGAACCTGTCCATCAGCAAGTCGATCCTGGAAGTTGCCATGATGGATCCCTTCATGGAAAATTACATCATCATCACCACGGAATACTACTGGCACTGGGATCTTAAAAATTCAGGCCTTGATGTCTGGCAATATCGGGATGTCATGGAAAAAGTCATGTCCGCCGGAGGTCTGGAGTATTTCGCCACCGATGATCCCGAAATCACCGCACATCCCGCCAACTGCCTGATGGCTCGCATCGGAAAAAACGTTCCACCATCGTCCATCGAGAAATTTGACCGGTTGCGCTTTCGCAATCGCTTCATGTATTGA